GGTCACGAGCGCGTGCAGGGCCAGCGTGGTCTGCTTGGCGGCCGCCCACGTCCCGCGCAGCACCATCGAGTAGGACAGGTCGACGAGCAGGCAGACGGCGGCGCCGGTGCGGCGCTCGGTCTCGTGCACCTCGAAGTCGTCGACGCTCAGCCGCACGCCGTCCGGGCGCCTCGCTCCGTTCCCGCCGGCCGTCACCGCGCCGGACGCGCCCACCGGTTCGGTGGCCCTCGCCCCGGCGGGCGGGGGGACGAGGCGGGCGCCGGGCTCCCCGGCCGCGGCCGGGGAGGTCCCGCGCTCCATGGCGCTGCGCCGGATCGCGTTGCTCACCGTCCGGACCACGTCGAGGGGCTGCTCGTCGCCGAACCGCCACTCGCGGCTGGAACCGGTCAGCTCGCCCGCCTGGCCCGCGTCCCGCTGGTCGTGGTCGCCCCGCCGGCCGGACGCCAGCTGGGAGAACACCCGGCGCAGCGCGGTCTCGCCGAGGCGCCGCACCGCCTTCGGCGTCAGCTCCAGCTTCCCGCGTTTGCGCTGCAGGTAGCCCTGCCGCTCCAGTTCGGCCTCGATGCGGCGCAGCGCGGCGAGGTCGTCGACGGCCTGCCGTCCGAGGGCCCGCCGGACGGCGTCCTCGTCGATGTCGTCGAGCCGCGCGCCCGGGTAGTCCTGCCCGAGCGCCGCCTCCAGCTCGCTGAGGTCGGCCAGTTCCGCCAGCGCGGTGGTGGCGTCGCCCACGCCGAGCGGGTTCTCGCCGGTCATCTGCTCGGGCTGGCCCCAGCCGAGGTCGGGTCGGCGGGCCCGCAGCGCGTCGCCGAGCCGGGTCATCTCCATGGCGAGGCCCGCGTCCTGCATGGCCTGCTCCATGAGCCCGGCGAGTTCGGCGCGCTGCTCGGGGCTGAGTGAGGCGAGCAGCCGGTCCATCGCGGCGGCGCGGCGGGCCAGCGAGTCGACGAGCTCTTCGAGGTTCTCCGGGTCGTCGGGGAACATGTCCCCGTACTCGCCCATGAAGCGGTCGAAGTCCTCCTGGGTGTGCTCGCCGCGCGCGTCCCTCTCCAGCATCGCGTTGAGGTCGGCCATCATGTCCTTGACCCGCTGCATGGCGGCCGGGTCCTGGTTCTCCAGGGCCTGCTTCATGCCCTGGAACCGCGCGTCGAGGACCTCGCGGCGCAGCAGGTCCTTCAGCTGCTCGAAGGTGCGGCGGGCGGCGGCGGAGCGCCAGTCGTAGTCCGACAGCCGCCGGATCGCCTGCGAGGTGTCGGACGGCAGCGTGTCGAGCTCCGCCTCGCGCAGCCTCGCGTCGTCGCCCGGATCGGGGAACAGCTCGGCCCGCTCCTGCCCGATCGCGGTGTCCAGCAGCGCGCGGGCCTGCTCCAGGGTCCCGTCGAGGCGGCCCCGGTCGCGCAGCGCGCGGCGCCGCTCCCGGACCTGGCGGAGCATGTCGTCGAGCCCCCGGCGGCCCTCGGCGCCGGGCAGGCCGCGCCGCAGCAGCTCGCGGAGCGCGTCGTCGGGACGGGCGCCGTCCAGCACCGAGTCGCCCACGGCGTCCAGCGCGTCGCGGACGTCGTAGGGCGGCGCGAGCGGGTCGGGCCCGTCCTCGTAGGCGCCGTAGCGGTATCGGCTCATCCAATCCCCCTGCGCGTGGAGACCTCGGGACGCGGCGTCACGTCCGGTACGTCGCCGTCCCGTCGGAGCGTCCTCCGGCGAGGTCCTTGGAGAGCCGCCGGGTGAGGAAGAGCCCCTCCAGGGCGAACTCGATCGCCGCCGCGGCCTGGCCGGGGGACTCCCCGCTCATGCCGAGCCTCTCCATGATCTTGGCGAGGCCGGGCACCTGGCCGGTGCGGCGCAGCAGCTCGCGCGCCGGGACGAGCTCGCCCGACTCCACGCTCTGCCCGGAGTCGAACTTGTCGAGCAGGCCGGTGAGGTCGGCGGCGCCGAGCGTCCGGCGGTAGGTCTCGGCGACCGCGCGGCGCAGCAGGTGCTCCAGCACCTCCTGCTCGCGGCCCTCCTCGCTGACCTCGAACTCCACCTTGCCCATCAGCGACGGCACGACGGCGGGCAGGTCGCAGACCCGTGCGACGGCGTGCTCCTCCCCGGTGAGCGCCGCGCGGCGCACGGCGCCCGCCGCGACGGTCTCGGCGCCCGCGAGCGCGAACCGCGCCGACACCCCCGACCGCGCGTCCACCGCCGTCGACTCGCGGACGAGCCGGGTGAACCGCCCGATGATCTCGATCATGTGGTCGGGCACCTCGGCCGGCAGCCCCGCGAGGTCGGCGAAGTCGGCCTCCTGGCGGATCAGCGCGAGCTCGGCGTCCAGTTCGAGCGGGTAGTGGGTGCGGATCTCGGCGCCGAAGCGGTCCTTCAGCGGGGTGATGATCCGGCCCCGGTTGGTGTAGTCCTCGGGGTTGGCGGACGCGACGAGCAGCACGTCCAGCGGCAGCCGCAGCGCGTAGCCGCGGACCTGGACGTCGCGTTCCTCCAGCACGTTCAGCAGCGCGACCTGGATCCGCTCGGCGAGGTCGGGCAGCTCGTTGATGGAGAAGATGCCGCGGTTGGTGCGCGGGACGAGCCCGAAGTGCACGGTCTCGGGGTCGCCGAGCGTGCGGCCCTCCGCCACCTTGATGGGGTCGACGTCGCCGATGAGGTCGCCGACGCTGGTGTCGGGCGTGGCGAGCTTCTCGCCGTAGCGGTCGTCGCGGTGCCTCCACTCGACCGGCAGCTCGTCGCCCAGCTCGCCGGCGAGGCGGCTGCACCGCACGCAGACCGGCGCGTACGGGTGGTCGTTGATCTCGCAGCCGGCCACCACCGGCGTCCACTCGTCCAGCAGCCCGACGAGGGTGCGGATCAGCCGTGTCTTGCCCTGCCCGCGCTCGCCCAGCAGCACCAGGTCGTGCCCGGCCAGCAGGGCGCGCTCCAGATGGGGCAGGACGGTCTCGTCGAACCCGAGGATGCCGGGGAAGCGCGGCTCGCCGGATCTCAGCCGGTCGAGCAGGTTGCGCCGGATCTCGGCCTTGACGGGAAGCCGCACGTGGCCGCCGGCGCGCAGGGCGCCCAGCGTCGCTTCACGGGGTGCGGATTCGCCGGAGGAGGACTCGCGTGGTGTGGATGGACGCACGCGACCGACACTACGTCGCCGGTCCGCGCGATCGCACCCCCGCCGGGGATTCGCCCGTCCCATCCCGTCCCGCCGGCGTTTGGGTGGAACGGTCGCGGAGGGGGAGACTGGTGGTGTGAAGCGACCCGGCGAACGGAGTGAGGGAGGCGGCGCCGATGGCGCGATTCGGTGATGGCCTGGCCCTCGGACCCGATCTGTCCAGCGCCGCCGCGACGGCGGTCGAGCAGGCGCTCGCGCCGCTCAGCGCGGCGCCCGACCTGGTGTGCGTGTTCGTCACCGGCGACGACCCGGACCAGATCGAGGAGGCCGCGCAGGCGGCGCAGCGCGCGGCGGGACCCGCGCTGCTGCTGGGGTGCAGCGCGTCCGGCGTGATCGGGGCCGGGCGCGGCGTGGAGGAGCGGGGCGCGGTGAGCGCGTGGGCGGCGGTGCTGCCCGGCGCGCGGCTCGACGCGTTCCGGCTGGAGACGCTGAAGGGCGACGACCGGCTCATCGTGGTCGGCATGCCGGAGGCCCAGGACGACGACGTGGTCGGCGTGCTGCTCGCCGACCCCTACAGCTTCCCGGTGGACGCGTTCGTGGAGCGCTCGGACGAGGCGCTGCCCGGACTGCCGCTGGTCGGCGGGCTGGCCGAGGGCAGCGGGCTCGGCGAGACCGGGCACGGCGAGGCGCGGCTGTTCGTCGGCGGCGAGGTGTACCGGGACGGCGCGGTCGGCGTGGTGATCGGCGGGGCCGTCGCCGCCGCCACGGTGGTCAGCCAGGGCGCCCGCCCGATCGGCCCGGACATGGTGGTGACCAGGGCCGAGGAGAACGTGCTGTACGAGCTGGCGGGGTCGCCGGCGCTGGAGAAGCTGGAGCAGATCGTCATCGGGCTGCCGGAGGAGGAGCAGGAGCTCGCCGGGCGCGGGCTGCTGATAGGCGTCGCGATGGACGAGTACGCCGACGAGCACGAGCACGGCGACTTCCTCGTGCGCGGCGTGGTGGGCGCCGACACCGACACCGGCGCCATCGCGATCGGCGACGTGGTGGACGTGGGGCGCACCGTCCGGTTCCAGGTCCGGGACGCGGGCGCCGCCGAGGAGGACCTGGCCGCGCTGCTGGAGCGGTTCGACCTCGCGCCGGTCGAGGGCGCGCTGCTGATCTCCTGCAACGGCCGCGGGCAGGCGATGTTCCCCGACTCCGACCACGACGCCAAGGTGCTGGACCGCGCCTTCGGCCCCGCCGGGGTGGGCGGCTTCTTCGCGGCGGGGGAGATCGGCCCGGTCGCGGGCCGCAACCACGTGCACGGCTTCACCGCCTCGATCCTCGCGTTCGGCCGGGCCGAGGAGGGCGTTTGAGCGCCGTGCTCGCGGTGGACATCGGCGGGACGAAGCTCGCGGCCGCGCTGGTCGAGCCGGACGGGCGCGTCACCGCGCACGACCGGGCGCCGACCCCGAACGCGCCGGGCGTGGACGGCGAGGAGCTGTGGGGGGCGCTGGAGGCGCTGCTCGCCAAGCTCGTCGCGGGCGCCGGGGATCCGCCGACGGCGGGCGTCGGGGTGGGCTGCGGAGGGCCGATGACCTGGCCGGCCGCCGAGGTGTCGCCGCTGAACATCCCCGCGTGGCGGGCCTTCCCGCTGCGCGAGCGGCTCCGCGCCCGGTATCCGGGCCTGCCCGTCCGCATCCACAACGACGCGGTCTGCGTCGCGATCGGCGAGCACTGGCTCGGCGCGGGGCGCGGCCACGACAACGTCCTCGGCATGGTGGTGTCCACGGGCGTCGGCGGCGGGCTCATGCTCGGCGGGCGCCTGGTGAACGGCGCCAGCGGCAACGCCGGGCACATCGGGCACGTCATCGTCGAGCCCGGCGGGCCGCCGTGCGGATGCGGGGGCCGCGGCTGCCTGGAGGCGGTCGCGCGCGGCCCGGGGCTGGTCGCGTGGGCGCGGGAGCAGGGCTGGCGGCCGGGGAGCGCGGAGGCGACCGGCGTGGAGCTGACCGAGGACGCCCGCCGCGGGGATCCGGTCGCGGGCGCGGCGATGCGCCGGGCGGGCCGCGCCCTCGGCATCGCGATCGCGTCGGCGACGCACCTGTGCGATCTGGAGGTCGCGGCGATCGGCGGCGGGCTGTCGCAGGCAGGGCGGCTGCTGTTCGACCCGCTGGAGGAGGCGTTCGGCGAGCACGCGCGGATGGAGTTCGCGCGGCGGCTGCGGATCGTCCCGGCCGAGCTCGGTCAGACCGCGGGCCTGGTCGGCGCCGCCGCCCTGGTCTACGCCCAAGATCGTTATTGGAGTGCCGGATAAGTCGGGCATGCAAGGATGAACGCATGAGCGAAGCGGCCCGGGGGGTGTGGGGGGCCGGCCCCCCGCGAGCGAGTACGAGCGGCGCCGGTCCGGCCTCCGTCGGCGTCGACGAGGTCCGCGCCGCCCGGGAGCTGCTGGGCGGGGTGGCCGTGCCGACGCCGCTGATCCCCTCCCGGGCGCTGTCGGAGCAGATCGGCGGGCCCGTCCTGCTGAAGTGCGAGAACCTGCAGCGCACCGGCTCCTTCAAGATCCGGGGCGCGTACGTGCGGATCGCGCGGCTGAGCGAGCGCGAGCGGGCGGGCGGCGTGGTCGCGGCGAGCGCGGGCAACCACGCGCAGGGCGTGGCGCTCGCCGCCTCGATGCTCGGCTGCAAGGCCACGGTGTTCATGCCGGTCGGCGCCCCGCTGCCGAAGATCGCCGCGACCCGCGGCTACGGCGCCGAGGTCGTCTTCCCGGGGCCGACCGTGGACGAGTGCCTCGTCGCCGCGCAGGAGTACGCCGACGAGTGCGGCGCGGTGTTCATCCACCCGTTCGACCACCCCGACGTCGTCGCGGGGCAGGCCACGATCGGCCTGGAGGTCATGGAGCAGTGCCCGGAGGCGCGGACGATCGTGTCGCCGGTGGGCGGCGGCGGGCTGCTGGCCGGGGTCGCGGCGGCCGTGAAGGGCCTGGTGAAGGAGACCGGCGGCGGGGACGTCAAGCTCGTGGGAGCGCAGGCCAAGCGGGCCGCGGCGTTCCCGCCCTCGCTCGCGGCGGGCAGGCCCACCCGGATCGGGATCGAGCGCACGATGGCGGACGGCATCGCGGTCGGCCGTCCCGGCCGCCTGACCTACGCCATGTTCACCGAGCTGGTGGACGCCGTCGTCACCGTGACCGAGGAGTCGATCTCCCAGGCCCTGCTGCTCTGCCTCGAACGCGCCAAGCAGGTCGTCGAGCCCGCGGGGGCGGCGGGCGTCGCGGCCCTGCTGGAGCACGCCTACGCCGTCGAGCCGCCGGTCGTGGTGCTGCTGTCGGGCGGCAACATCGACCCGCTGCTGCTGTCGAAGGTGCTGCGGCACGGGCTCGCGGGCGCGGGGCGGTACCTGGTGGTCCGCTGCCGCCTGAAGGACCGTCCGGGCGCCCTGGTGACCCTGCTGAGCGAGCTGGCCGAGCTGGGCGTCAACGTCCTGGACGTGATGCACGAGCGCATGGCGGCCCGCCTCCACGTCGAGGAGGCCGAGGTGCTCATGCACCTGGAGACCCGCGGCGCCGACCACTCCGAGGACGTGATCGGCCGCCTAAGAGAAAAGGGCTACACCCTCACCCTGAGCTAGCGGCGTCGACTTGCGGCGTGTCGCCCTTATGCGAGCCCTGATAAGGGCAACACGCCGCAAGTCGACGGGGAGCTAGAGGGACGGCTTGCCCTCGGAGTAGAGCCACGCCTTGGCCCACGTCTCCAGGTTCTCGCCCGAGAGGCGCTCGGCGAAGCGGACGAAGTCCTTCGTGGAGGCGTTGCCGTACCGGTGGGCCGCCGGCCACGCCTTCAGCAGGTCCGAGAACGCCCGCTCGCCGATCTTCGTGTGCAGCACGTGGACCGCCATCGCGCCGCGGTCGTAGACGAGCCCGTCGAAGATGTGGTCGCGGCCCGGGTCGGCGACCCTGCCCGTCCACAGGCCGTCGCTCGCGGGCGTGGCGTAGGTGTCGTCGAACTGCTTCTGGACGGACGGGCCGCCGTGCGCCGCCGCGTACAGCCACTCGGCGTACGTCGCGAAGCCCTCGTTCAGCCAGATGTCGGCCCACTTCGCCGGGGACACCGAGTCGCCGAACCACTGGTGGCCCAGCTCGTGCGCGAGCAGGCTGGTGCTCGGGACGCTGCCCGGACGCCGGCCGAGGTCGTACACGGGCCGGCCCTGCGTCTCCAGCGCGTACCCGACGCCCGCCTTCACGACGATCCCGCCCGTCGAGGTGAACGGGTAGCGGCCGAAGAGGCCGTTCTGGAAGTCGGTGACCTCGGCGGTCTGGTCGTGGAACTTCTTCGCGTCCTCGGGCTTGATGGCCATCGCCCGGTCGGTGGCGGTCAGGTTGGGGACGCCCGCCTTCGTCCGTCCGGTGACCACGTCGTAGCGGCCGATGGCGATCATGGCGAGCTCGCTGGCCATCGGGTTGCGGACGTCCCAGCGCGTGGTCGTCCAGCCGCCCGTGGTCCGCTTGCCGCGCGGGTCGCCGTTGGCGAGCGTGGTGAGGCCGCTCGGGGCCGTCAGCGTGTAGGTGTAGGTCGCCTTGTCGGTGGGGTGGTCGTTCACCGGGTAGACGGTGGCCGCGCCGAACGGCTGGTTGAGCATCACCGCGCCGTCGGGGGTCGGCACCCAGCCGGACACCCCCAGCGCGTCGTCGTTGACCGTCTGCGGCACGCCGGAATACGCCACGGTCACGGTGAAGGTGCGGCGGTTCCGGATCCCCTTGCGCGGGGTGATCACCAGTTCCTGGGCGCCCGTCCGCGCGTAGGTCGCGTCGCGGCCGTCGACCTTCAGCGAGGAGATCTTCAGCGGGCCGAGGAAGTCCAGGTCGAACCGGGACAGGTTCTGCGTCGCCCGCGCCGTCACGCGGGTCACCGCCTGGATCCCCTTGGTGGCGGGATCGTATTTCAGGCCGATGTCGTAGTGGGCGACGTCGTAGCCGCCGTTGCCCATGTCGGGGAAGTAGGGGTCGCCCGCGCCGGGCGCCCCGGGGGTGAACCGCTCGGCGGCGCCGGCGGGCGCCGCGGTCACCGCGAGGCTCGCCGCGACGCCCAGCGTCACGGCCGCCAGCGCTCTGGGGGTTCTGCTCATCGACCTCGTCCTCGGTAGCCTCGGTGGACCGTCATGACCGCGCCTAAGACTTTCTCGTGAAGCGGGTCCGCACAAGCGCGATTTGATATCGAATCTGCCGGTCAGGTGAGGTATTTGTGGCTGGGCCCGCCATCCGGTCACCAACTCAGCGGTTTGGTCTCCGAACGGAGCCACGTCTGGAACAGCGTCGTGAGCCTTTGGCCCGAGACCCGTTCGGCCAGCGCGGTGAACTGCGGCGTCGTGGCGGTGGAGTGGCGGTGCTCGGCCGTCCAGGTCCGCAGGATCGTGAAGAACGCCTTGTCGCCGACCCGGTCGCGGAGCGCCTGGAGCGTCATCGCGCCGCGGACGTACACGGAGAAGCCGAACATCTTCGCGGCGCCCGGCGCGCCCGGCGGGGGGCTGAAGATCGGCGAACTCGCGGGCAGCGCGTAGTACCGCTTGAAGACGTCCTTCGCCGATTCCTTCCCGGTGCGCTCGCGCCAGAGCCACTCGGCGTAGGTCGCGAAGCCCTCGTTCAGCCAGATGTCGCTCCAGTCGCGCAGCCCGACGCTGTCGCCGAACCACTGGTGGGCCATCTCGTGGACGATGAAGCCGTCGTCCGGCGCGAAACCGCCATAGACGGGGCGTTCCTGGGTCTCCAGGGCGTAGCCCAGCTTCGGGTCGTCGACGATGCCGCCCGCCGTCGCGAACGGGTACGGGCC
The sequence above is a segment of the Actinomadura coerulea genome. Coding sequences within it:
- a CDS encoding sigma 54-interacting transcriptional regulator; amino-acid sequence: MRPSTPRESSSGESAPREATLGALRAGGHVRLPVKAEIRRNLLDRLRSGEPRFPGILGFDETVLPHLERALLAGHDLVLLGERGQGKTRLIRTLVGLLDEWTPVVAGCEINDHPYAPVCVRCSRLAGELGDELPVEWRHRDDRYGEKLATPDTSVGDLIGDVDPIKVAEGRTLGDPETVHFGLVPRTNRGIFSINELPDLAERIQVALLNVLEERDVQVRGYALRLPLDVLLVASANPEDYTNRGRIITPLKDRFGAEIRTHYPLELDAELALIRQEADFADLAGLPAEVPDHMIEIIGRFTRLVRESTAVDARSGVSARFALAGAETVAAGAVRRAALTGEEHAVARVCDLPAVVPSLMGKVEFEVSEEGREQEVLEHLLRRAVAETYRRTLGAADLTGLLDKFDSGQSVESGELVPARELLRRTGQVPGLAKIMERLGMSGESPGQAAAAIEFALEGLFLTRRLSKDLAGGRSDGTATYRT
- a CDS encoding FIST signal transduction protein, whose product is MARFGDGLALGPDLSSAAATAVEQALAPLSAAPDLVCVFVTGDDPDQIEEAAQAAQRAAGPALLLGCSASGVIGAGRGVEERGAVSAWAAVLPGARLDAFRLETLKGDDRLIVVGMPEAQDDDVVGVLLADPYSFPVDAFVERSDEALPGLPLVGGLAEGSGLGETGHGEARLFVGGEVYRDGAVGVVIGGAVAAATVVSQGARPIGPDMVVTRAEENVLYELAGSPALEKLEQIVIGLPEEEQELAGRGLLIGVAMDEYADEHEHGDFLVRGVVGADTDTGAIAIGDVVDVGRTVRFQVRDAGAAEEDLAALLERFDLAPVEGALLISCNGRGQAMFPDSDHDAKVLDRAFGPAGVGGFFAAGEIGPVAGRNHVHGFTASILAFGRAEEGV
- a CDS encoding ROK family protein — encoded protein: MLAVDIGGTKLAAALVEPDGRVTAHDRAPTPNAPGVDGEELWGALEALLAKLVAGAGDPPTAGVGVGCGGPMTWPAAEVSPLNIPAWRAFPLRERLRARYPGLPVRIHNDAVCVAIGEHWLGAGRGHDNVLGMVVSTGVGGGLMLGGRLVNGASGNAGHIGHVIVEPGGPPCGCGGRGCLEAVARGPGLVAWAREQGWRPGSAEATGVELTEDARRGDPVAGAAMRRAGRALGIAIASATHLCDLEVAAIGGGLSQAGRLLFDPLEEAFGEHARMEFARRLRIVPAELGQTAGLVGAAALVYAQDRYWSAG
- the ilvA gene encoding threonine ammonia-lyase — protein: MSEAARGVWGAGPPRASTSGAGPASVGVDEVRAARELLGGVAVPTPLIPSRALSEQIGGPVLLKCENLQRTGSFKIRGAYVRIARLSERERAGGVVAASAGNHAQGVALAASMLGCKATVFMPVGAPLPKIAATRGYGAEVVFPGPTVDECLVAAQEYADECGAVFIHPFDHPDVVAGQATIGLEVMEQCPEARTIVSPVGGGGLLAGVAAAVKGLVKETGGGDVKLVGAQAKRAAAFPPSLAAGRPTRIGIERTMADGIAVGRPGRLTYAMFTELVDAVVTVTEESISQALLLCLERAKQVVEPAGAAGVAALLEHAYAVEPPVVVLLSGGNIDPLLLSKVLRHGLAGAGRYLVVRCRLKDRPGALVTLLSELAELGVNVLDVMHERMAARLHVEEAEVLMHLETRGADHSEDVIGRLREKGYTLTLS
- a CDS encoding M1 family metallopeptidase yields the protein MSRTPRALAAVTLGVAASLAVTAAPAGAAERFTPGAPGAGDPYFPDMGNGGYDVAHYDIGLKYDPATKGIQAVTRVTARATQNLSRFDLDFLGPLKISSLKVDGRDATYARTGAQELVITPRKGIRNRRTFTVTVAYSGVPQTVNDDALGVSGWVPTPDGAVMLNQPFGAATVYPVNDHPTDKATYTYTLTAPSGLTTLANGDPRGKRTTGGWTTTRWDVRNPMASELAMIAIGRYDVVTGRTKAGVPNLTATDRAMAIKPEDAKKFHDQTAEVTDFQNGLFGRYPFTSTGGIVVKAGVGYALETQGRPVYDLGRRPGSVPSTSLLAHELGHQWFGDSVSPAKWADIWLNEGFATYAEWLYAAAHGGPSVQKQFDDTYATPASDGLWTGRVADPGRDHIFDGLVYDRGAMAVHVLHTKIGERAFSDLLKAWPAAHRYGNASTKDFVRFAERLSGENLETWAKAWLYSEGKPSL